The window ACGCCCGTACCGGATCTGGAGGCCTCCGAGGTCCCCGAGCCCGGCGCGGTCACGATCGTCGTGCCGACCTTCAACGAGTCGGCGAACATCCGCCAACTGCTGCACCAGATCACCGAGTCGGTGCCGACCCGGCTGCCCTGTGAGGTCGTCTTCGTGGACGACTCCACCGACGACACCCCCGAGGTGATCAAGGAGGCGGCCAAGGACTGCCCGTTCCCGGTGGCCGTCATCCACCGGGACGAGCCGGTCGGCGGGCTCGGCGGCGCTGTCGTGGAGGGGCTGAAGGCGGCCACCTCGGACTGGATCGTCGTGATGGACGGCGACTGTCAGCATCCGCCGTCCCTGGTCCCGGAGTTGGTGGCCACCGGCGAGCGGGCGAACGCCGGACTCGTCGTCGCCTCCCGGTACATCAAGGGCGGCAGCAGGGCCGGGCTCGCGGGCAGTTACCGGGTCGCGGTGTCGCGTGGCGCGACCTGGCTGACCAAGTCCCTCTTCCCGCGGCGGCTGCACGGCATCAGCGACCCGATGAGCGGCTTCTTCGCGATCCGCCGCCAGGCCGTCACCGCCGACGTCCTCAAGCCCCTCGGCTACAAGATCCTCCTCGAACTCGCCGTCCGCAGCCGCCCGCGTCAGGTCGCCGAGGTGCCGTTCGTCTTCCAGGACCGGTTCGCGGGCGAGTCCAAGTCGACCGCCCAGGAGGGCCTGCGCTTTCTGCGCCATCTGGTCGGCCTGCGCACCGCGTCCCCGGCCGCCCGCATGATCGGCTTCGGTCTGATCGGCGCCTCCGGGTTCGTCCCGAACCTGCTCGCCCTGTGGATCCTCACCGGATTCGGCATGCACTATCTGCCCGCCGAGATCGTCGCCAACCAGTTCGGCGTGGCCTGGAACTTCCTGCTCATCGAACACCTGCTGTTCCGTGACCGACGGCTGCACCGGCGCTGGTGGGACCGCGCCGGACGGTTCGCGCTGCTCGCCAACGCCGATCTGGTGCTGCGCATCCCGCTGATCGCGCTGTTCGTCAGCGAGTTCGGGATGGGTGCCCTGTCCGCGACCGCGCTCGCCCTGGTCACCACGTTCGTCCTGCGCTTCGCCGCCACCGAGGCGCTGGTCTACCTGCCCCGCAGAACGTCCGGCGGGGAGCCGCACAGGAGCCGCACAGCAAGGAGCACCGCATGAGACACCGACGGAGAACGGCCCTGTTCGCGGTGGGCGCCCTCACCGCAGGCCTCCTCCTGATCACACCTCACCCCGCCTCCGCCGCCAACCTGATCAAGAACCCGGGCTTCGAGACCGCCGGCACCGGCGACATGCCGTTCTGCTGGTCCAAGTCCGGCTGGGGCGACAACGACTTCTCCTACGAGACCGTCGCCGACGCCCACTCCGGCTCGAAGGCCATGAAGGTCACGCTGACCCGCCGGGTCGAGGGCGACCGCAAGGCGCTGATCACCGAGTCCGCGGACTGCGCGCCGGTGGTGACGCCGGGCAAGCAGTACGACCTCGGCCTCTGGTACAAGACGACCACGCCGGACGCCAACCTCACGCTCTTCCGGCACGACACCACGGCCGGCTGGCAGTACTGGACCGACCTCAAGACGCTGGACCTGGCCGGGGACTGGACCGAGGCCACCGTCCGCACCCCCGAGGTCCCGGCCGGCACCGACCGGATCAGCTGGGGCGTCTCGGTGTACGGCACCGGCTCGGCGACCACCGACGACTACACGATGGACCAGGTCCCCGACGTCACGCCGCCGCCGGACTGCACGGGCACCGCCGAGGAGTGTGCGAACGGCCGCTGGGACGTGCTGCCGGTGCAGAACCCGGTGCGCTCGATGCACTCCGTCGTGCTGCACAACGGCAAGGTGCTGTTGATCGCGGGCTCCGGCAACAGCGAGGAGATGTTCGAGGCGGGCACCTTCACCTCCGCGGTGTACGACCCGGCCAACGGCTCCTACAAGATCGTCCCCACCCCGAAGGACATGTTCTGCGCCGGCCATGTCCAGCTCCAGGACGGGCGGGTGCTGGTGATGAGCGGCAACAAGGGCTATCCGTCGGCGGACGGCACGATCGGCTACCAGGGGTACAAGGACTCGTACATCTTCGACCCCGAGACCGAGACGTACACCAAGACCAACGACATGAACGACGGCCACTGGTACCCGTCGGCGACGATCCTCGGCAACGGTGACGTGATCTCCTTCGGCGGGCTGAAGGAGGACTCCACCGGGTCGGTGACGGCGGAGGTGTTCTCGCAGGCCGAGCAGAAGTGGCTCGAACTGTGGAAGGTCAACCAGACCTGGTCGTACTGGGGTCTGTACCCGTCGATGATCCTGATGCAGGACGGCCGCCTCTTCTACTCCGGCAGCCATGTCTTCGGCAACAACATCCCGGGCACCGGCTCCGCGATCTACGACTACGGCGCCAACTCCGTCACCCAGGTGCCGGGGCTGCAGAACAAGGACGAGCGGGACCAGTCGGCGAGCGTCCTGCTGCCTCCGGCGCAGGACCAGAAGGTGCTCACCCTGGGCGGTGGCAACATCGACTCCAACCCGGACGCCAACCGGCTGACCGACATCATCGACCTCAAGCAGCCGAACCCGTCGTACGTGGCCGGGCCGCCGATCCCGCAGGGCACGGTCGACCTCGGCAACGGGCCCGTGGCGCAGACCGGCGGCCAGGGCAAGATGTACGTCTCCGCCGTACTGCTGCCCGACGGCAAGGTGCTGGAGACGGGCGGCGCGCTGCACAACCGCGCCAACCCGGTCTACGAGACGTCGATCTTCGACCCGGCGACGGAGACCTTCGACGAGGTCGCCGCCGACCCCGAGGCCCGCGGCTACCACTCCTCGGCGTTCCTGCTCCCGGACGGCCGGGTGATGACCACCGGTGACAACCCGGGCAACGGCTCCTGGAACCACAACGTGTCGATCTACACCCCGCCCTATCTCCTCAAGGGCGCGCGTCCGACGATCACTTCGGTGATCGACACGGAGTGGAACTACGGCGACACCCAGCGGATCACCGTCGACCGGCCCATCGCCAAGGCGGAGCTGATCCGCCCGGCGGCTGTGACGCACTCCTCGGACCCGAACCAGCGGTTCGTCGATCTGCCGCTGTCCGTCGACGGCAACAACATCGACCTGAACGTGACGAGCAACCCCAACCTGGCCCCGCCCGGCTGGTACATGCTCTTCGCGGTCGACGCCAACGGAGTCCCGTCGGTGGCCAAGTGGGTCCACCTGCAAGGCCCCACGGCCCTCAAGTCGACGGACGCCTCGGCCCACGTCCACTCCTTCGCGGACGACCTGTCCGGCATGGTCACGGGGCCGGGCAAGAAGCGCGCGGCGCAGAAGGTCAGCCCGACGGTCGCCGGCTGCGACCGGCATTACGGCTCGGCGAACGTCTGCGTCCCGACGGCCTTCCCCAAGGAGGTCAAGAAGACGACGGCGGCTCGCTGCGCTTGGCTGAAGGCAAACGACTACGGCCGACTGAAGGTGAACGGCAAGGACGACCCGCTGAGGCTGGACCGGAACGGGGACGGAACAGCCTGCGGCAAGAAGGATCTGACGAGGCGCTGAGGCGCCCCGAAAGGGGCGGCGGGGCTGTATTTGATATGCGGCTCCGCCGCGCGGGCGCGACCAGCCACGGCCGGCCCGCAGTTCCCCGCGGCGCGTACCATCAACTGCGCTCGGAGCGGAGCGCAATCGCGCGTTCCACGATGGCTACCAGCTGCTCGTGGTGCGCGCCCTTCCAGTACGCCCGTCCGCACTCCTGGCACTGCGCGAACACGTCGTACGACCGCTGCGTCCCGCCCTGGAGCTGGTCCGCGACCTCCTCCTTCGTGGCCTCTTTCAGCAGGCCGTTGCAGGCGGTGCAGCGGGTCCACGGATGCAGCTCGGGGCGGAACCGCTCCAGGACGTCCCGGAGTTGGTCCTCGGGGCGGGTGCTGTACACATACGCGCCGGCCCACAGTTCGCGGCGCCGCAGCAGGCCCCGGTCGCGGCTGAGCATCACCCGCTGCTCGGCGGCTGAGCGCGCGGCGAGGGCCGGGTCGCCGATGTCCGTCGACTCGTAGGCCGTGTCCACGCCGAGCAGGCGAAGGCGCCGGGCGAGCGTGCCCAGATGGACGTCGAGGAGGAAGCGCAGGGGGGCGCCCGGCACCCGCTGGGGGCGCTCGACCGCCTTCACCCGGACCGAGTCGCCCGCCTTGGCGACGTAGGACACCGGCACCTCGCGGCCGTCCACCTCCAGCGCCCCGACCTCGGTGAGCGGCACGCCGAGGGACTCCACGACATGGCCGAGGGAGGAGACTCCGTCGGTGACGAGGGGGGTGGCGCCCGACCGGCGTCCGTGCGGGACGAACAGGGCCAGCTCGGGGGCGATTTCGAGGTGGATCTCCGGTGCGCTCACCCGGTCAGGATGTCATGGGGGAGGGCCGCGGGCTCAGGGCTTTTCGGTGGGAAGGCCGTGCTCGATGACGTCCAGGGCGCGGTGCAGGAGGTCGTGGAGGTCGTCGCGGAATTCGTGCTCCGCCCAGTACATGGTGATCTCCGCGAGGCCGCCGATCAGGGACATCGTGAAGACGCGGACCTCCAGGCTCTCCCGGTCCCGGCCGGTGCGCTCGGCGACGGCCTCGCTGAGCATCCGGCCGGTGACCGACATGGACTCCAGCATCCGAGACCGCACCGTGGGCACCTGGACCATCAGATGCGACCGCAGCCGCAGGACCTCGGCATCCTCTTCGAGAGCGAGGCCGATGGCCTTCGTCATCACATGCCGCAGGGTGTCCATCCACGGCTCGTCGGCGGGCCGCGCGCGGATCTCGTCGAGCAGGAGCGGGTCGAACTCGTCCGTGAGGACGATGTCCTCCTTCGTCGGGAAGTACCGGAAGACGGTGGACGGCGACACCTCGGCGCGCTCGGCGATCTGCTCGACGGTGGTGGCGTCGTAGCCCTGCTCCCGGATCAGCGCATAGGTCGCGGCACGGATCGCCGTCCGGGTCTTGATCTTCTTCCGCTCACGGAGTCCCAGCTGGGAGAGGTCGGCGGAGGAGGTGCGTGCGGCCGTCATGCAGGTCATTGTCGGGCATCGGCCGAGGCGGGGACCAACTCCTCGGTGTCCTTGGCGTCGGCCAGGAACACCGCGGCCAGCACGGACGCCACCAGGGACGCGACCGCGCACACCAGCAGGACGACACCCATGCCGTGCACATAGGCGCTGTTCGCGGAGGCCACCAGAGCTTCCGCGCCCGTCCGTTCGGCGACGACATGGGCGGCGACCACGGACTCCCCGGCGGTGTCGGCGGCCCCGGCGGGCAGCCCGGTGACGTCGAGCCGGTCCCGGAAGACCCCGGCGAGCAGACTGCCGAGCAGGGCGATGCCGATCGCGCCGCCGACCTGGCGCAGCGTCATCAGCAGCCCGGATCCGGAGCCGGCCCGGTCGGCGGGCAGGGTGCCGAGGGCGGCGTCCATGGCGGGGACGACCGCGAGACCGAAGCCGAGCCCGGCGACCGAGAGCCACAGCGCGGTGAAGCCGTAGCCGGACTCCACGGTCGTACGGCTGCCGAGGAGCGCGGCGAAGGACAGCACCGCGAGACCCGCGCTCACCACCGCACGCGCCCCGAACCGGGCGACGACCGGCTGAGCCGTGCGTGCCGCGACCAGCAGGCCGCCCATCATCGGCAGCAGCCTGACTCCGGTGCCGAGGGCGTCGTTGCCGAGGACGGCCTGGAGGTAGGGCGGGAGCACGAACAGCAGTCCCGACAGGACGAACATCACCAGGGTCGCGGCGAGGGTGTTGAAGAGGAAACCGCGATGGGCGAGCAGCGTCATGTCGAGCATCGGGCGCGTCAGGCGCCGCTCGCGCAGCACCAGGGCGGCGATCAGTACGGCCGCACCGGCGAGCATCACCAGCACCAGCGGGTCGCCCCAGCCCCGGACCGGGGCCTCGATGATCGCGTAGACCAGGACGCCGAGCCCGGCCGCGGTGAGCGCGGTGGAGACGGTGTCGACCTTGGGGGAGGCGGGGTCCCGGGTCTCCGGGAGCAGGAACACACAGGCGGCGATGCCGAGCGCGGCCATCGGGACATTCACCAGGAAGACCGAGCCCCACCAGAAGTGGTCCAGGAGCCAGCCGCCGATGATGGGGCCGAGCGGCAGGCCGAGCGCGGAGGCGGCGGACATGACGCCGACGGCCTTGGTGCGCTCGTCGGGGCCGAACAGCGAGGGCAGCACGGACAGCGCGAGCGGGGTGACCAGCGCGGCGCCCACGCCCATCACCGCGCGGGCGGCGATCACCGTGTTCACGTCCCCGGCGAGGGCGCCGACGACGGAACCGGCCAGGAAGATCCCCAGCCCGGCGATCAGCATCAGCCGCCGCCCGAACCGGTCGCCGAGCAGTCCGGCGGGGAGCATCAGCGCCGCGAAGACGACGACGTACGCGTCCGCCATCCACTGCTGCTCGCCGGTCGTGGCGCCCAGGTCGGCCGCCATCGTCGGCAGCGCGACGTTGAGGATCGTCATGTCGAAGCCGAGCGTGAGCATGCTCGCGACCAGGGCGCCGAGGGCCCACCAACGACGAGGGTCTGGAGTGACAGTGTCCATGAAATGAGAGTAGCTCTCAAAAGAGTCTTACTGTCAACCATCTCCGGGCGTGAAAAAGGGCCACGGCGGTTGCCGTGGCCCTGTGGAGCTTCGAGCGTCACGCGTGCTGGTACGCCACCAGCGAGATCCCGACGTAGTGCGCGACGAAGGCCGCCAGCGTGAGGGAGTGGAAGACCTCGTGGAAGCCGAACCAGTGCGGTGACGGGTTCGGGCGCTTGATGCCGTAGACCACGCCGCCCGCGCTGTACAGCACGCCTCCGACGATCACCAGGACCAGTACCGCGATCCCGCCCGTGCGCATGAAGTCGGGCAGGAAGAAGACGGCCGCCCAGCCCATCGCGATGTAGCAGGGCGTGTAGAGCCAGCGCGGGGCGCCGACCCAGAAGACCCGGAAGACGATCCCCGCGGCCGCCGCCGCCCAGATCCCCCACAGCAGCCACTGCCCCTTGGCTTCCGGCAGCAGCAGCATCGTCAGCGGGGTGTAGGTGCCCGCGATGATCAGGAAGATATTGGCGTGGTCCAGCCGGCGCAGGATGCCGTCCATCCGCGGGCTCCAGTTGCCCCGGTGGTACAGCGCGCTCACGCCGAACAGCAGGCAGGCCGTAAGGACATAGATCCCGCAGGCCAGGCGGCCTCTGGAGGAGTCGGCGAGCGCGGTCAGCACCAGGCCCGCGATGAGTACGGCCGGAAACATGCCGAGATGCAGCCAGCCCCGGAGCTTGGGCTTGACCGGATGCGGCAGGGAGAGCGCGACGGGACCGCGGCCGGAGGCCGACAGGTCCGTGTTCGCGTCGGGGACGGACGCAGTCATAGGCCGAATCGTACCTACGGAGCCGTAGGTTGCGTATCAGTCCGACGGTCAAGAGTGTCCATGGTCTCACGGGAGTTGGCGCCCGCGTGGCCGTCCTCCGAAGCGGACGTGGCCAGCCTCACGCTCGCTCACCTGTGACGCCCTCTGGACATATGGGCACTCCCGTCGGATGATCAAATGAGTGCGGTCGGCACCGGATGAGCGCCGGGTACCCCTTCTGGCAAGCGTCCGGGCCGCAGCCCCCACGGGGCCTCCAACCAAAAATCCCTCATTTAGGAGCAATCGTGGCGCGCGACATCGCGGCTCCCCCCGTCGTTCCCACCACTCACCAGGAACTGATCTCGTGGGTGAACGAGATCGCCGAACTGACCCAGCCGG of the Streptomyces sp. NBC_00287 genome contains:
- a CDS encoding TetR/AcrR family transcriptional regulator; translated protein: MTAARTSSADLSQLGLRERKKIKTRTAIRAATYALIREQGYDATTVEQIAERAEVSPSTVFRYFPTKEDIVLTDEFDPLLLDEIRARPADEPWMDTLRHVMTKAIGLALEEDAEVLRLRSHLMVQVPTVRSRMLESMSVTGRMLSEAVAERTGRDRESLEVRVFTMSLIGGLAEITMYWAEHEFRDDLHDLLHRALDVIEHGLPTEKP
- a CDS encoding DHA2 family efflux MFS transporter permease subunit — its product is MDTVTPDPRRWWALGALVASMLTLGFDMTILNVALPTMAADLGATTGEQQWMADAYVVVFAALMLPAGLLGDRFGRRLMLIAGLGIFLAGSVVGALAGDVNTVIAARAVMGVGAALVTPLALSVLPSLFGPDERTKAVGVMSAASALGLPLGPIIGGWLLDHFWWGSVFLVNVPMAALGIAACVFLLPETRDPASPKVDTVSTALTAAGLGVLVYAIIEAPVRGWGDPLVLVMLAGAAVLIAALVLRERRLTRPMLDMTLLAHRGFLFNTLAATLVMFVLSGLLFVLPPYLQAVLGNDALGTGVRLLPMMGGLLVAARTAQPVVARFGARAVVSAGLAVLSFAALLGSRTTVESGYGFTALWLSVAGLGFGLAVVPAMDAALGTLPADRAGSGSGLLMTLRQVGGAIGIALLGSLLAGVFRDRLDVTGLPAGAADTAGESVVAAHVVAERTGAEALVASANSAYVHGMGVVLLVCAVASLVASVLAAVFLADAKDTEELVPASADARQ
- a CDS encoding galactose oxidase-like domain-containing protein, giving the protein MRHRRRTALFAVGALTAGLLLITPHPASAANLIKNPGFETAGTGDMPFCWSKSGWGDNDFSYETVADAHSGSKAMKVTLTRRVEGDRKALITESADCAPVVTPGKQYDLGLWYKTTTPDANLTLFRHDTTAGWQYWTDLKTLDLAGDWTEATVRTPEVPAGTDRISWGVSVYGTGSATTDDYTMDQVPDVTPPPDCTGTAEECANGRWDVLPVQNPVRSMHSVVLHNGKVLLIAGSGNSEEMFEAGTFTSAVYDPANGSYKIVPTPKDMFCAGHVQLQDGRVLVMSGNKGYPSADGTIGYQGYKDSYIFDPETETYTKTNDMNDGHWYPSATILGNGDVISFGGLKEDSTGSVTAEVFSQAEQKWLELWKVNQTWSYWGLYPSMILMQDGRLFYSGSHVFGNNIPGTGSAIYDYGANSVTQVPGLQNKDERDQSASVLLPPAQDQKVLTLGGGNIDSNPDANRLTDIIDLKQPNPSYVAGPPIPQGTVDLGNGPVAQTGGQGKMYVSAVLLPDGKVLETGGALHNRANPVYETSIFDPATETFDEVAADPEARGYHSSAFLLPDGRVMTTGDNPGNGSWNHNVSIYTPPYLLKGARPTITSVIDTEWNYGDTQRITVDRPIAKAELIRPAAVTHSSDPNQRFVDLPLSVDGNNIDLNVTSNPNLAPPGWYMLFAVDANGVPSVAKWVHLQGPTALKSTDASAHVHSFADDLSGMVTGPGKKRAAQKVSPTVAGCDRHYGSANVCVPTAFPKEVKKTTAARCAWLKANDYGRLKVNGKDDPLRLDRNGDGTACGKKDLTRR
- a CDS encoding glycosyltransferase family 2 protein, with translation MSQEYTTPVPDLEASEVPEPGAVTIVVPTFNESANIRQLLHQITESVPTRLPCEVVFVDDSTDDTPEVIKEAAKDCPFPVAVIHRDEPVGGLGGAVVEGLKAATSDWIVVMDGDCQHPPSLVPELVATGERANAGLVVASRYIKGGSRAGLAGSYRVAVSRGATWLTKSLFPRRLHGISDPMSGFFAIRRQAVTADVLKPLGYKILLELAVRSRPRQVAEVPFVFQDRFAGESKSTAQEGLRFLRHLVGLRTASPAARMIGFGLIGASGFVPNLLALWILTGFGMHYLPAEIVANQFGVAWNFLLIEHLLFRDRRLHRRWWDRAGRFALLANADLVLRIPLIALFVSEFGMGALSATALALVTTFVLRFAATEALVYLPRRTSGGEPHRSRTARSTA
- a CDS encoding Mut7-C RNAse domain-containing protein, with the protein product MSAPEIHLEIAPELALFVPHGRRSGATPLVTDGVSSLGHVVESLGVPLTEVGALEVDGREVPVSYVAKAGDSVRVKAVERPQRVPGAPLRFLLDVHLGTLARRLRLLGVDTAYESTDIGDPALAARSAAEQRVMLSRDRGLLRRRELWAGAYVYSTRPEDQLRDVLERFRPELHPWTRCTACNGLLKEATKEEVADQLQGGTQRSYDVFAQCQECGRAYWKGAHHEQLVAIVERAIALRSERS
- the trhA gene encoding PAQR family membrane homeostasis protein TrhA; translated protein: MTASVPDANTDLSASGRGPVALSLPHPVKPKLRGWLHLGMFPAVLIAGLVLTALADSSRGRLACGIYVLTACLLFGVSALYHRGNWSPRMDGILRRLDHANIFLIIAGTYTPLTMLLLPEAKGQWLLWGIWAAAAAGIVFRVFWVGAPRWLYTPCYIAMGWAAVFFLPDFMRTGGIAVLVLVIVGGVLYSAGGVVYGIKRPNPSPHWFGFHEVFHSLTLAAFVAHYVGISLVAYQHA